CCTCAGCACTGGGAGACTATCAGAATAAAGGCAGGGGGGCGAGAGATGTCTCTTGGCTCTGCAGCTGGCATTTCAGCACCTTGACAAGACAACAGACATAGACTGTCGGGGACTGCAAGAGGAGTGCTAGAATGCACTTCAGACACTGGAAGGCTAGATGATGAAACACATTTCCAGGTATTATTTCAACACACTTGCAGCAGGAATGAAGGacccgttttgttttgttttcagaactgTGGCAGGATGGCTGTTAGTGTTACACTCCCATATTATATAGTACCGTTACTGCCATGGTGATATTAATGAACTAGTTAAGTAACCCTGGTCAGCACCTGAACTAGTCAAGTAACcctggtcagcactcctttaagaaCATTCTGTTGctaatttacaatgaaaatgttttcCAGTTCCTAACCCACAGCACGCATGCATGACtcaagaaataaaacagtactgctttaacatttcacattattaatttattaatcatgttaacattgttattatattaaaacacagagagaggcactCTGCTTATTAAAAGTCACACACATGTTACAGTACATAGTGGACAATGCTACACAGCACAAAGACACACAATCCCACATGCACATATACACGTGACACAGGCAGGTTACCTAGAGGTCAGGGTCACCTGCGGTCTTTCAGTTCCTGGCATGATTTCAAAAGGCAAAGAACAAATGACTCATATTGCTGGGCATCAGTGACACAGGGAGGAGGATATTGAAGCAGGACAGAGACTCACAGTGATCACTGCAGATCACAACGAACTGAGCTTGAGAAGTATCCACAGTTCACAGCACACCTAACCACCAGTGCTAGGCTAATGTAGTACACAAAGTACAGCTGTGGGGCTGAGATATGTATGTATAAGTATGCATGCTGAACATTTAATGTGGAACAAGGAACTGGGGAGGTCTGCATTTGTAAGAAGCCGAGTGGCCCCATTAAGCACATTCTTGTGTACTTTTCTGAGACAAAGCCAgctacattgtgtgtgtgtgtgtgactgtatatatatatatatatatatatatatatatatatatatatatatatatatatatatctgcttgTCAGACTCTGAGGCACTATGGAGATACAcagatatgaaacaaaaataactgaaataaaatgcaaaattacaaGCAGAATGCAAACTGAAACGCCACAGCAAGTTTGATTACCTGGACCATGGACTCTCCCTAATCTGAGCTATCTGAAAATCAGAACCAAACCCATGCCAATAGCAGCTGCAGAAGCTTCACTTTCAAGTATGTCTCTGGGTTTTGAGGAAACAGAAGTATGAAAAACAAGGACTACACAAGGCATCAGAGAAGCGAGGGTCTTCTGGATATCGAACGAAAAGGAAAattacaatttcaaatatttagattacaaatacaattttcatataaaaacacaatagtTTTCACCCATCAATTTCCAGTTAGAAAGAGGCTTCAGGAACGATGAACCTTCTGTTCAGGGTCATTTACAAGGTACAGTCTGTGTAACACTGTATATATTAGACATTACGTATTGACTCTAACTGCCTCCCCCCAGACCCCATGTAAAGCAATCCTCGTCATTATCGTGGAGATACACTTCAGTCTAGGGGCTCAGTCTGGTTCGACTCGGTGCATCAACGCTTATACTAACCCTTATACCCAGGCTGACAGCAATCCCACATTCCTGCATTACAGAACACCTTTGGCACATCAACACATCTGGCAGAAGTGCTGCTAGTTCTTGGAACAATTAAAATCAGGGATTTCTAGGGAGGTTATATTGAACTTTTCAGCAGCTCACGTCAAGTAAGAATAAGTGAAGGAACAAGAAAGGCTGTGGATCAAAGCTCACTCCGAAGCAGAGCAGAGGAAGCTGGCACTGAGAGAAATGCTGGAGTTCAGGTGCAAAGCACATTGCAaaccaaaaaactaaaagaaagtcaGAATGAAATAATGAACTGAGATCTTTACTGGGGGCGGGGGGTTTTCTGTTTaaggaaaatacaaattcatGCAATAATcaaagcacattattattattattattattattattattattattattattattattactactattattattatttacaataagaTCTAGTTAAACATTTGATATCACTCCTCAAGAATATAGATTTTCCTCAAATACTGTCGTCCCGTCCCCCAAGCTAAAATGCCCATCTTAAAACAGGTCATTCTGAAACTGATTGGAACACACAAGCAGCTTGGGAAGGCAACGTAAACTGAGGAGATCCTCTTTTGGTTAAaacttgcataaaataaaaatgaactgtgTCATAGGTTTGGACtaaattagtctttttttttttttggcacacaCGTTGACAATGCCAGAGACTTTGTTCTGTCCCAAGAAACTGCAGGATCGTTTTCCACTTTTCTTAGTGTTACCCGTGAATGCTTCTTAGGTCCTGATAAAATGCACACCgacatatacattatatttaaaagccttaaaatagaaaaaaccTGATGGTGTGAATGCAAGACCATTTATGCTTAACGTAACCAAACAATAGTGTCAAGGGAGATTTGGGATTACtggaatatatattatacaatataaactATACATATTGTATATGTCTATTGCCTATGGCACACTGATCACTAGCAGTATATTGTATAGGTCTATTGCCTATGGCACACCGATCACTAGCAGTATATTGTATAGGTCTATTGCCTATGGCACACCGATCATTAGCAGTATCTCCTCCTACAGCATTCCGAGCCCCTCCTCCCCATGGCACTATTGGTTTCCAGGTTGCTCTCATTCATTCAGTCTGCCAGACCCGGTTCAGGACCTTCACCACCTCTTCATAAATAACGAACACTAGGGCCACGTCCAGGCAGACACGACCCAGCCGAGGGATAGTTCCCTTGTAAAACCTGAAGACAACAAAGACATCAGTGTCAAAATACTCTAGTACAGTACTCCGGAGCACAGGAAACTTTCTGATGAGATCCTTTGTCTGACGGAGGCGTGGAGTCACTGCTCAGTTCTTTGGTTAGGGTAAGCTGGGGGTGCATTTTTACACAGTCACTGCATCCAGAACACACCATACTTCATCCTGGGAGAATCTGCCCTGTTTGCATCTGTAATGCCAGTATTACTTTGTTACAGCATTATTAAAACGTAAACAAGTGATGCAGCAcacttcagcagcagcagcaatattgAGACGACTGCAATGGTTAACTCACCCTCTCAGTCCTTCATGTTTCATGATTTGGTAAGCGCAGTTAACCGTGTTTTTGTACTTGTGGGCTTCAAGTCCCTGAAAGAGAGAGACAGGTTTATCAAGCACAGCTTCAATCACGTCTCAACCCTAGTAACCCAGCACAAGGAGCAGAGTCGAGGGGATACCTGCATTCGAGTTTTAATCACATCAATGGGGGTGTTCCCAAACACACTGGCTGCTCCGGCAATGGCACCAAACGCACCCGTCACCAAGGGGTTCATATCCTTATTGGGGTTATTACCTGGGAGAGGAGAACAGGCAGTCAAAACCAGCACAAAACACACAATGACATGATAGGGATGGGAAGACGacccccactgcacagcagtttgatcctttACTGGTTTTCCTTGCATTTGCAAAATGATGAATGTGTAACGGACATCACGAGGGCAAGGAGAATGCAAGGGGATGTTTTACTTCATACTGattcttttatttaaaaccacAGGAAAAAGCTGAGATTTCAACTGTCCAAGTATGGACACCGTCTGCCCTCTTCTCCAACGCTTTGCTTTCCAGACACACCCCTTGCCCACCACTATGGCTACAGTTACATCTAGTGGCTGCGGTCGGAAGCGCATTGATTCACAGCATCAACCTGTCTGCTTGAAATCCTAAGTGAGAATCAGAATTGTTATCACATGGAAAGTAATGTCAGGGGAATACAAAGCTCTTTATCTCAATTAACACGGTCCCCGTGCATTCAGCGGTACCTGGAAGAGCATCAAATACAGTCATTAAAAGAAAAGGCAATACCTTTATACCAATTCTTCAGAGACGTCATGACGTAGAAGCGGATTGCCTGATTGGATCCCTGCTTCAGAACCGTTGCAGTCAGACCCTGATATGTTCCTCTTAAACCTGGACAACATCAAGAAAGAGGCAGAGTTCATAACAGCTCTCCACCTGGCTGCGGTTTTAACATCTACCACTGTTGAAATTAAACAGACTCCAATTACAGTGTATAAACCATTCTGACTTTTATAAACTAAGGTTCTCTCAATATATTGTagttgaaaaaaaatcataatttcaaaacaatagaaaatgagTCAGATGCTGTATCTGCTAATGTTACTGTTGATGGCCCCGACTCACAAAGCTATACTTGTGAGTTCATAAAAATCAAAACgtgatatttaattatttaactgttATTAAAGATGCCAACAGAATTCTAAAACAGTTCCACGAATGCCAAACTGTTTTGTTCATGAAAAAAACTCTTTAACCAAAGCTTTGCGAATAGTGCCCAACAGCACAATGTAAAcgtcatattttttttaaaacacttgtagGTGATGGCCAGCAGATGGCAGTGTTGACTCAGCATGGTGCCCTGCAGTTCTTACCATGCTGCCGAATAATCTCCCTCACTCCCTGGAAGTACCCCCTGTACTGCGGCTTGGCCGAGCACTGATCATGAATGAACTTCACCTGCAGGGTCAAAGCGGGAGCCACCAATCACTTCAGATGTTCAACAGCAACAATACATATATATCATTAAATCAGGGACACTCACCAAATTACACAAATGTGGCAATAACATGGTATGAGGATAATAAGGAGGGGGTATTTCCTAGTGTTGCTATCCCCCACAGTGGGGAGGGGAGTAGCTCACTGTGGGACGGGAGTGAAGTTGTGCTCTACCTTGATGGTCTCCATGGGGCACACCACCACCACTGCCTCTGCCACGCCGGCCCCCAGTCCACACAGCAGCCCCCGTGTGCCGTCCAGCTTCCCATTCTCATCTCTCATGTGGTTACTGAGAAACTCAAACATGCCAAACCTGGAGGATGGGGGAGAAGAAACAGACAGTGACACAGCCTGCAGCAGAGCAACGcgtccaccaagcagccgagcaacgcgtccaccaagcagccgagcaacgcatccaccaagcagccgagcaacgcatccaccaagcagccgagcaacgcatccaccaagcagccgagcaacgcatccaccaagcagccgagcaacgcatccaccaagcagccgagcaacgcatccaccaagcagccgagcaacgcatccaccaagcagccgagcaacgcatccaccaagcagccgagcaacgcatccaccaagcagccgagAGCAACGCCGAGCAACGcgtccaccaagcagccgagcaacgcacccaccaagcagccgagcaacgcatccaccaagcagccgagcaacgcatccaccaagcagccgagcaacgcgagcaacgcatccaccaagcagccgagcaacgcatccaccaagcagccgagcaacgcatccaccaagcagccgagcaacgcgtccaccaagcagccgagcaacgcatccaccaagcagccgagcaacgcatccaccaagcagccgagcaacgcatccaccaagcagccgagcaacgcatccaccaagcagccgagcaacgcatccaagcagccgagcaacgcagcagccgagcaacgcatccaccaagcagccgagcaacgcatccaccaagcagccgagcaacgcatgcagccgagcaacgcatccaccaagcagccgagcaacgcatccaccaagcagccgagcaacgcatcCATCAAGCAGCCTGGCACTGGTTTACATATATTGTAACAAAGTGGTCTGCAATGGAGAGGTCGTGGCAGAATATTAATCTTTTGACGCTACACCAGGACCATTAAAGAAAGGCTTGGCTTGTTGTCTTTTTGGATGACGTGATTCCTGACATGGCAT
Above is a window of Polyodon spathula isolate WHYD16114869_AA chromosome 25, ASM1765450v1, whole genome shotgun sequence DNA encoding:
- the LOC121299907 gene encoding tricarboxylate transport protein B, mitochondrial, with the protein product MSGPQRFASPFHRPHCLAAAAPAGKTKLTHPGKAILAGGIAGGIEICITFPTEYVKTQLQLDAKANPPRYKGIVDCVKLTVKSHGVQGLYRGLSSLVYGSIPKAAVRFGMFEFLSNHMRDENGKLDGTRGLLCGLGAGVAEAVVVVCPMETIKVKFIHDQCSAKPQYRGYFQGVREIIRQHGLRGTYQGLTATVLKQGSNQAIRFYVMTSLKNWYKGNNPNKDMNPLVTGAFGAIAGAASVFGNTPIDVIKTRMQGLEAHKYKNTVNCAYQIMKHEGLRGFYKGTIPRLGRVCLDVALVFVIYEEVVKVLNRVWQTE